One Streptomyces sp. ML-6 genomic region harbors:
- a CDS encoding MFS transporter, with translation MPDAAGTGAIRVASATGRRVVLTTVLGSSMAMLDSTVINVALPRIGEDLGTGLAALQWTVNAYMLTLAGLILLGGALGDRYGRRRVFVVGVVWFAAASVLCGLAPNSAVLIASRALQGVGGALLTPGSLALIQASFHPDDRARAVGLWSGFGGVGAAVGPFVGGWLVDGPGWRWVFLLNVPIAAICVPVALRHVPESRDPDAHGRFDVLGAVLGALALALVTYALIEAPGQGASGAVVGAAVGGVLLGALFVRVERGREAPMLPASVFASRQFTAVNVITLCVYAALGGFFFLSAIQLQVVAGYSALGAGTALLPTTVLMLLFSAASGELGRRIGPRIPLTVGPLVAAAGMLLMIRVGPGSASVSGYLTEVLPAVALLGVGLVTLVAPLTATVLASVDTARAGLASGINNAAARAAGLIAVAALPLLTGMGPEAYRDADEFAATFRRAMPMCAGLLVLGAVIAWAAVSGAPAPTDEEEHARPECTVHCGVTAPPLEPEREGAEREGAEREGAGEPHTDGKGEDGSGGGGNGGGRV, from the coding sequence ATGCCCGACGCAGCAGGGACAGGAGCCATCCGGGTCGCCTCCGCCACCGGACGCCGGGTCGTCCTCACGACCGTCCTCGGGTCCAGCATGGCCATGCTGGACTCCACCGTCATCAACGTCGCCCTGCCCCGCATCGGCGAGGACCTCGGCACCGGTCTGGCCGCGCTCCAATGGACCGTCAACGCCTACATGCTGACCCTCGCCGGGCTGATCCTGCTCGGCGGCGCCCTCGGCGACCGGTACGGGCGGCGGCGGGTGTTCGTCGTCGGGGTGGTCTGGTTCGCCGCCGCGTCCGTGCTCTGCGGGCTCGCGCCGAACTCCGCCGTCCTGATCGCGTCCCGGGCCCTCCAGGGCGTCGGCGGGGCCCTGCTCACCCCCGGCTCGCTGGCCCTGATCCAGGCGAGTTTCCACCCCGACGACCGGGCCCGCGCGGTCGGCCTGTGGTCGGGGTTCGGCGGGGTCGGGGCGGCGGTCGGGCCGTTCGTCGGCGGCTGGCTCGTCGACGGGCCCGGCTGGCGGTGGGTGTTCCTGCTCAACGTGCCGATCGCCGCGATCTGCGTGCCGGTGGCGCTGCGCCACGTACCGGAATCCCGGGACCCGGACGCCCACGGGCGGTTCGACGTGCTGGGGGCGGTGCTCGGGGCCCTGGCCCTCGCCCTGGTCACGTACGCGCTGATCGAGGCGCCGGGGCAGGGGGCGTCCGGCGCGGTGGTCGGGGCGGCCGTCGGCGGGGTCCTGCTCGGGGCGCTGTTCGTACGGGTGGAACGCGGGCGTGAGGCCCCGATGCTGCCGGCGTCGGTGTTCGCGTCCCGGCAGTTCACCGCCGTCAACGTCATCACCCTCTGCGTGTACGCGGCGCTCGGCGGGTTCTTCTTCCTCTCCGCGATCCAGCTCCAGGTGGTCGCCGGGTACTCGGCGCTCGGCGCGGGCACGGCACTGCTGCCGACGACCGTGCTGATGCTGCTCTTCTCGGCCGCCTCGGGAGAGCTGGGCCGGCGCATCGGGCCCCGGATCCCGCTCACCGTCGGCCCGCTGGTCGCCGCCGCCGGGATGCTGCTGATGATCCGGGTCGGGCCGGGGTCGGCCTCCGTCTCCGGCTACCTCACCGAGGTGCTTCCCGCCGTCGCCCTGCTCGGCGTCGGACTCGTCACCCTGGTCGCGCCGCTCACCGCGACGGTCCTGGCCTCCGTGGACACCGCACGGGCCGGTCTCGCCAGCGGGATCAACAACGCGGCCGCCCGCGCCGCCGGGCTGATCGCGGTGGCCGCGCTGCCGCTGCTCACCGGCATGGGGCCGGAGGCGTACCGGGACGCCGACGAGTTCGCCGCGACCTTCCGCCGGGCCATGCCGATGTGCGCCGGGCTGCTCGTGCTGGGCGCGGTGATCGCCTGGGCGGCGGTGAGTGGGGCGCCGGCCCCGACCGACGAGGAGGAACACGCACGACCCGAGTGCACGGTGCACTGCGGCGTCACCGCCCCGCCACTGGAACCCGAACGGGAAGGGGCCGAGCGGGAAGGAGCCGAGCGGGAGGGAGCCGGGGAGCCGCATACGGACGGGAAGGGAGAAGACGGGAGCGGTGGGGGCGGGAACGGCGGGGGCAGGGTGTGA